From the Nitrospira sp. genome, the window GACCCGCTCGGTCCCGTTGATAATGAACGTGCCGCGCTCCGTCATCAGCGGCAGCTCGCCGACATAGACTTCCTGCTCGCGGACGTCCAGCACCTTCTTTCGTGGGCCCTTGTCTTCTTTGTCGAACACGACCAGGCGCACGCGAAGCTTGAGCGGGACCGCGAAGGTCATGCCCTGTTCAATGCACTCTCGCTCGTCGTACTTGGGCGTCCCCAGGGTATAGCTGGAGAATTCCAGTACGGCCGTATTGTTATAGTCAGGAATCGGGAAGACACTGGCCAGCGCGGCCTGCAAGCCCTGATCCTTACGGCGCTCGGGCTCGACTTCCATTTGCAGGAACTCTTCGTACGAGCGCTTTTGAATTTCAATCAGGTCAGGGATAGCGATGCTGGCCCGGATGCGTGAGTAATCTTTCCGTTCGACGAACTCCTGAAGAGTCGTTTCGGGCATGCGCACTCCTCCACACACTATGGTTGGCTTCGGGTGCCGTCAGTTGAGACAGCACCCGAAGACGATCGGACAATGCTGCTTACTTAATCTCGACCTTGGCGCCGCTCTCCTCGAGCTTCTTCTTCATCGTGTCGGACTCTTCCTTGGTCGCGCCGGTCTTCACGGGCTTCGGTGCGCCTTCCACGAGATCCTTCGCTTCCTTCAGCCCAAGGCTCGTCAATTCACGCACCACCTTGATGACCTGGATCTTCTTGTCGGCAGGAGCCGACACGAGAATCACGTCGAAAGCGGTCTTCTCTTCGGCGGCAGCAGCCGCGCCGGCAGCCGGGGCTGCGGCCATGGCAACAGGCGCCGCG encodes:
- the rplL gene encoding 50S ribosomal protein L7/L12, whose amino-acid sequence is MSATTTKFSQEELIKAIEGMSVLDLAELVKGLETRFGVTAAAPVAMAAAPAAGAAAAAEEKTAFDVILVSAPADKKIQVIKVVRELTSLGLKEAKDLVEGAPKPVKTGATKEESDTMKKKLEESGAKVEIK